A genomic stretch from Anser cygnoides isolate HZ-2024a breed goose chromosome 30, Taihu_goose_T2T_genome, whole genome shotgun sequence includes:
- the LOC136787705 gene encoding olfactory receptor 14J1-like has protein sequence MPNSSSVSEFLLLAFADTRELQLLHFGLFLGIYLAALLGNGLILTAVACDHRLHTPMYFFLLNLALLDLGCISTTLPKAMANALWDTRAISYQGCAAQVLFFVFFFGSEYSLLTVMSYDRYVAICKPLHYGSLVGSRACAQMAAAAWGSGFLNAVLHTANTFSLPLCQGNELDQFFCELPQIVKLSCSKAFLREVGLIVFSACLSFACFVFIVVSYVQIFRAVLRMPSEQGRHKAFSTCLPHLAVVSLFISTVMFTYLKPPSISSPSLDLVVAVLYMVVPPAVNPLIYSMRNLELKDALRKLMP, from the coding sequence atgcccaacagcagctctgtgagcgagttcctcctgctggcattcgcagacacgcgggagctgcagctcctgcacttcgggctcttcctgggcatctacctggctgccctcctgggcaacggcctcatcctcaccgccgtagcctgcgaccaccgcctccacacccccatgtacttcttcctcctcaacctcgccctcctcgacctgggctgcatctccaccactctccccaaagccatggccaatgccctctgggacaccagggccatctcctaccAAGGATGTGCTGCTCAAGttctcttttttgtcttcttctttGGTTCAGAGTATTcccttctcactgtcatgtcctatgaccgctacgttgccatctgcaagcccctgcactacgggagcctcgtgggcagcagagcttgtgcccagatggcagcagctgcctggggcagtggctttctcaatgctgtcctgcacacagctaatacattttccctgcccctctgccaaggtaATGAGCTtgatcagttcttctgtgagcTTCCTCAAATCgtcaagctctcctgctcaaagGCATTCCTCAGGGAGGTTGGGCTTATTGTATTTAGTGCCTGTTTatcatttgcttgttttgttttcattgtggtgtcctatgtgcagatcttcagggcggtgctgaggatgccctctgagcagggccggcacaaagccttttccacgtgcctccctcacctggccgtggtctccctgtttatcagTACTGTCATGTTtacctacctgaagcccccctccatctcctcgccatccctggacctggtggtggcagttctgtacatggtggtacctccagcagtgaaccccctcatctacagcatgaggaacctGGAGCTGAAAGATGCTTTGAGGAAACTGATGCCTTGA